A window from Hoeflea sp. IMCC20628 encodes these proteins:
- a CDS encoding propionyl-CoA synthetase: protein MSSSYGEVYKSWRDNPEGFWMEQAAAIDWFTKPKTAFDADLGVYGKWYPDGVTNTCHNCLDRHVTAGRGEQAAIIYDSPITGAKRTISYAAMLAEVEAFAGALSDKGVGKGDRVVIYMPMVPEAVVAMLACARLGAIHSVVFGGFAATELATRIEDSHAKLIVTASCGIEPGRIIGYKPLLDAAIEHSHHKPEATIVLQRQEHRCELIEGRDFDYAALIAANAGRKTPCTPVLATDPLYVLYTSGTTGQPKGVVRDNGGHMAALFWSMHAIYDVKPGEVFWAASDIGWVVGHSYIVYAPLLHGNTTILFEGKPVGTPDAGTFWRVISEHKVAALFTAPTAFRAIRKEDPQGSLVKDYDMSGFRALFLAGERADPDTIHWAERILNVPVIDHWWQTETGWTIAGNPMGLGLLPVKYGSPAVPMPGYDVQVLDDAGHPVSSGTLGNIVVKLPLPPGCLPTLWNAEDRFRDAYLMEFPGYYKTADAGFIDEDGYLFIMARTDDIINVAGHRLSTGGMEEAVSGHPDVVECAVIGIADAMKGQIPAGFIVINNGHGRSDDDVEKEVVKLVRDQIGPVAAFKTVMVVKRLPKTRSGKILRATMQKIADGEIWKMPATIDDPGVLDEIAEVLAKRGIKKKVD, encoded by the coding sequence ATGTCGAGCAGTTATGGTGAAGTCTACAAGAGCTGGCGTGACAATCCGGAAGGTTTCTGGATGGAGCAGGCGGCGGCGATTGACTGGTTTACCAAGCCCAAGACCGCGTTCGATGCTGATCTCGGAGTCTATGGCAAATGGTACCCCGATGGCGTCACCAACACCTGCCACAACTGCCTTGACCGCCATGTGACAGCGGGACGCGGCGAGCAGGCAGCCATCATCTATGACAGCCCGATCACCGGGGCGAAGCGAACCATCAGCTATGCCGCCATGCTGGCCGAGGTCGAAGCCTTTGCCGGCGCGCTCTCCGACAAGGGGGTCGGCAAGGGCGACCGGGTGGTCATCTACATGCCGATGGTGCCTGAAGCTGTGGTGGCGATGCTGGCCTGCGCACGGTTGGGCGCGATTCATTCGGTGGTGTTTGGCGGCTTTGCCGCGACGGAGCTCGCCACCCGCATCGAGGACAGCCATGCCAAACTCATTGTCACTGCGTCCTGCGGCATCGAGCCCGGCCGGATCATCGGCTACAAGCCGTTGCTGGACGCAGCCATCGAGCATTCGCACCACAAACCGGAAGCGACGATCGTGTTGCAGCGGCAGGAGCATCGCTGCGAGCTGATCGAGGGCCGTGATTTCGACTATGCGGCGCTGATTGCAGCCAATGCCGGCCGAAAGACGCCCTGTACCCCGGTTCTGGCGACGGATCCGCTCTATGTGCTCTACACATCGGGAACCACCGGTCAGCCCAAGGGTGTGGTGCGCGACAATGGCGGGCATATGGCCGCATTGTTCTGGTCGATGCATGCAATCTACGACGTCAAGCCGGGCGAAGTGTTCTGGGCGGCATCCGATATCGGCTGGGTGGTTGGTCATTCCTACATCGTTTACGCGCCGCTGCTTCACGGCAACACCACCATCCTGTTTGAAGGCAAGCCGGTAGGAACGCCGGACGCCGGCACATTCTGGCGGGTGATTTCCGAACACAAAGTTGCGGCGCTTTTCACCGCGCCAACGGCGTTTCGCGCCATTCGCAAGGAAGACCCGCAGGGCAGCCTGGTCAAGGATTATGATATGTCCGGATTTCGGGCGCTGTTTCTGGCTGGCGAACGGGCTGATCCCGATACCATCCATTGGGCAGAGCGGATTCTCAATGTGCCGGTCATTGACCATTGGTGGCAGACTGAAACCGGCTGGACCATTGCCGGTAACCCGATGGGGCTGGGACTGTTGCCGGTCAAATATGGCTCGCCGGCGGTTCCGATGCCGGGATATGACGTGCAGGTGCTTGATGATGCAGGTCATCCGGTTTCATCCGGAACTTTGGGCAATATCGTCGTCAAACTGCCACTGCCGCCCGGATGCCTGCCGACCCTGTGGAACGCTGAAGACCGGTTCCGGGACGCCTATCTGATGGAATTTCCCGGATACTACAAAACCGCCGATGCAGGCTTCATCGATGAGGACGGATATCTGTTCATCATGGCGCGCACCGATGACATCATCAATGTCGCCGGTCACCGCTTGTCGACCGGCGGTATGGAGGAAGCCGTCTCGGGCCATCCGGATGTGGTGGAATGCGCGGTCATCGGCATTGCCGACGCCATGAAGGGGCAGATCCCGGCTGGCTTTATCGTCATCAACAATGGTCATGGCCGCAGCGACGATGATGTGGAGAAGGAAGTGGTCAAGCTGGTCCGCGATCAGATCGGGCCGGTAGCGGCGTTCAAGACCGTGATGGTGGTCAAGCGGCTGCCCAAGACCCGGTCGGGCAAGATCCTGCGGGCGACCATGCAGAAAATTGCCGATGGCGAGATCTGGAAAATGCCGGCGACGATCGATGATCCCGGTGTTCTGGATGAAATCGCCGAAGTGCTGGCAAAGCGCGGCATCAAAAAGAAAGTCGATTGA
- a CDS encoding SDR family oxidoreductase, with protein MRLDGRTAIVTGGANGIGLAIVRRLVADGARVMIADIDEAAGAAAVETISGDGEVRFTAADVSERLDVHNLVARTIDAFGSINALVNNAGIVHAADFLDLEEADFDRVLNVNLKSVFLCGQAVARHMVERISEGEEPGSIVNMSSINDTFAIANQVPYSVSKGGVSQLTKVMALSLAEYGIRVNAVGPGSIMTDMLASVADNPEVRTRILSRTPLGRIGDPSEIAAVTAFLLSSDASYVTGQTIYADGGRMPLNYTVPVKE; from the coding sequence ATGAGACTGGATGGACGAACCGCGATTGTCACCGGCGGCGCCAATGGGATCGGGCTGGCGATTGTCCGCCGGCTGGTGGCTGACGGCGCCCGGGTGATGATCGCCGACATCGACGAGGCCGCAGGTGCCGCTGCAGTGGAAACGATCTCGGGCGATGGCGAAGTGCGGTTTACCGCAGCAGATGTCTCCGAGCGGCTTGATGTTCACAATCTGGTGGCCAGGACGATTGATGCCTTCGGCTCGATCAATGCACTGGTCAACAATGCCGGTATTGTCCATGCGGCCGATTTTCTCGATCTGGAAGAGGCCGATTTCGACCGGGTGCTGAACGTCAATCTCAAGAGCGTTTTCTTGTGCGGACAGGCGGTCGCGCGCCACATGGTGGAGCGGATCAGTGAGGGCGAAGAGCCCGGCTCGATCGTCAACATGTCCTCGATCAATGATACCTTCGCGATCGCCAACCAGGTTCCCTATTCCGTGTCCAAGGGCGGGGTCAGCCAGTTGACGAAAGTCATGGCGTTGTCGCTTGCGGAGTATGGAATACGGGTGAACGCAGTAGGTCCCGGCTCGATCATGACCGATATGCTGGCTTCCGTGGCCGACAATCCGGAGGTTCGCACCCGGATCCTGTCGCGCACTCCGCTCGGCCGCATCGGCGATCCGTCCGAGATTGCCGCCGTGACAGCTTTTCTGCTGTCATCGGATGCGAGCTACGTGACCGGACAGACGATCTATGCCGATGGTGGGCGGATGCCGCTCAACTACACGGTTCCGGTCAAGGAATAG
- a CDS encoding RsmB/NOP family class I SAM-dependent RNA methyltransferase — protein sequence MAARQAAARLLSAVTESKASLDGLLDPTGGNPAFTGLGDQDRLLVRAILLSALRHLRVIDAFIDRLVDNPLPEGARALRQVLRVGAAQILYLDVPDRAAVDLAVSQADGDPRNRRFAGLVNALLRRMAREKDQLLPEISAATPDFPDWFESRLTQFYSDDAEAILAILSEPPAIDLTVKADAAGWAEKLGGVVLPTGSVRIARPEGPVSGLAGYDEGAWWVQDAAASLPVQMFSKLDGLEIVDLCAAPGGKTAQLALAGARVTACDQSGNRLERLRGNLERLGLDVKTQLCRAQDLIAPEGFDGVLLDAPCSSTGTVRRHPDIPYTKGPDDIRHLARVQRDLLDHSAGLVRPGGELVFSNCSLDPEEGEAMVAGFLADHPAWCIKPIDPDKWPGLEMAVTSTGAVRTHPAMLGHEDPRLAGLDGFYAVVLTRR from the coding sequence CTGGCCGCACGGCAGGCCGCAGCCCGGTTGCTGTCGGCGGTCACCGAAAGCAAGGCATCGCTGGACGGGCTGCTCGATCCGACAGGCGGCAATCCGGCTTTCACCGGACTTGGCGATCAGGACCGGTTGCTGGTGCGGGCGATCCTGCTGTCAGCGCTCAGGCATTTGCGGGTGATAGACGCCTTCATCGACAGGCTGGTCGACAATCCCTTGCCCGAAGGCGCGCGCGCGCTCAGGCAGGTGCTGCGGGTCGGTGCTGCGCAGATCCTTTATCTCGATGTTCCTGATCGCGCCGCGGTGGATCTGGCTGTCAGCCAGGCCGACGGAGATCCGCGCAACCGGCGCTTTGCCGGGCTGGTGAATGCGCTGTTGCGGCGCATGGCGCGGGAAAAGGACCAGTTGTTGCCGGAAATCTCGGCTGCAACGCCGGATTTTCCGGACTGGTTTGAGAGCCGGCTGACCCAATTCTATTCAGATGATGCCGAGGCGATCCTTGCGATCCTGTCCGAACCGCCTGCCATCGATCTGACGGTCAAGGCGGATGCTGCAGGCTGGGCTGAAAAGCTCGGCGGCGTGGTGTTGCCAACGGGTTCGGTTCGGATCGCCCGGCCGGAAGGTCCGGTGTCGGGACTGGCCGGTTATGACGAGGGCGCCTGGTGGGTACAGGATGCGGCAGCCAGCCTGCCGGTACAGATGTTCTCAAAGCTCGACGGGCTGGAGATCGTTGATCTGTGCGCGGCCCCTGGCGGCAAGACCGCGCAACTGGCACTGGCCGGCGCGCGGGTGACGGCTTGCGACCAGTCCGGTAACCGGCTCGAGCGGTTGCGCGGTAATCTGGAGCGGCTTGGCCTGGATGTGAAAACCCAGTTGTGCAGGGCACAGGACCTGATCGCGCCCGAAGGCTTTGACGGGGTTCTGCTCGACGCGCCGTGTTCGTCGACCGGAACCGTGCGCCGTCATCCCGATATTCCCTATACAAAAGGCCCTGACGACATCCGGCACCTGGCGCGGGTGCAGCGTGATCTGCTGGATCATTCGGCCGGTCTGGTGCGCCCCGGCGGCGAACTGGTGTTTTCCAATTGCTCGCTCGATCCTGAGGAAGGCGAGGCCATGGTGGCTGGATTTCTGGCCGATCATCCCGCGTGGTGCATCAAGCCGATCGATCCGGACAAGTGGCCGGGACTGGAAATGGCGGTCACCAGTACCGGCGCGGTCAGGACGCATCCTGCCATGCTTGGGCATGAAGATCCCAGGCTTGCAGGTCTGGATGGATTTTATGCTGTTGTGCTGACGCGGCGGTGA
- a CDS encoding DUF1013 domain-containing protein, giving the protein MAQQLLMPKATAVWLVDNTALSFDQIALFCKLHPLEVKAIADGEASQGIKGLDPINTGQLSREEISAAEANPEVKLKLSEPKVRVPETKRKGPRYTPVSKRQDRPNAILWLVRNHPELKDAQVSRLVGTTKSTIEQIRGRTHWNAANLTPMDPVTLGLCTQIDLDLEVERAAKTRGAVPASEHGSVLVSARETEVATPVDDDGEKEIDADAVFAKLTSMKRTEPEEDEDV; this is encoded by the coding sequence ATGGCACAGCAGCTTCTCATGCCGAAGGCGACCGCCGTCTGGCTTGTCGACAACACCGCGTTGAGCTTCGATCAGATCGCACTATTTTGCAAACTTCACCCGCTTGAGGTGAAGGCGATCGCTGATGGCGAAGCCTCGCAAGGCATCAAGGGTCTTGACCCTATCAACACCGGACAGCTTTCGCGGGAAGAAATTTCCGCAGCCGAAGCCAATCCTGAAGTGAAACTGAAACTCTCCGAGCCCAAGGTTCGCGTCCCGGAAACCAAACGCAAGGGCCCGCGCTACACGCCGGTCTCCAAGCGTCAGGATCGGCCCAACGCGATTTTGTGGCTGGTTCGCAATCATCCCGAACTCAAGGACGCGCAGGTCTCTCGTCTGGTTGGCACCACCAAGTCGACCATTGAACAGATCCGCGGACGAACCCACTGGAACGCAGCCAATCTGACGCCAATGGATCCCGTCACCCTTGGTCTTTGCACGCAGATCGATCTCGACCTTGAAGTCGAACGTGCCGCCAAGACTCGTGGCGCCGTGCCTGCATCCGAACATGGAAGCGTTCTGGTTTCTGCGCGTGAAACCGAAGTCGCAACTCCGGTGGATGATGATGGCGAGAAGGAAATCGATGCAGATGCAGTGTTTGCAAAACTGACATCGATGAAGCGCACCGAACCGGAAGAAGACGAAGACGTCTGA
- a CDS encoding heparinase II/III family protein codes for MTFSILDSQRSAYLYGAEIWRRFARRMALGRINAMRFAGGVPDRLVVAPIDLRIADSHIAEEIYSGRFAIGGTMVDTGGGSPFQMKIANQAFVRSLNGFGWLRHMRAADHDLAFANARALVDDWITVQGRDLGGLAYDPDVLSNRLIAWFSHSPIVLRGADHGFYRRFLKSIALQARYLRHVTLALPGDATRFRARIALAMASLCLPSSAGAVRSASRHLSTEFDLQILPDGGHISRNPMILISLLTDLLPLRQTYINLGQKPPANMIAGMDRMFSALRFFRHSNGELALFNGASAVSADRLLAVLRYDETSGAAFREMPHSHYQRLTTGNVVLIADTGSPPKGNASATIHAGCLSFELSSGLNRFVVNAGAPVFFHPHHAEFSRLTAAHSTVTLNDSSSLKISHSSFLGPIVTGGVRRVTVQSRDQEGSHLGFSATQDGYLSSLRLLHRREVKLLASGHEVHGSDQFLRPDESAPVSSDSTVGIARFHIHPKIAVTQDESGVVHLTASDGESWAFIANDLNAEIEDDVHFADLAGARTSKQITLTFTVGEHPQIEWQLIRTTLPRSGA; via the coding sequence TTGACTTTTTCGATACTCGATTCACAACGCTCGGCATATTTGTACGGGGCGGAGATCTGGCGACGGTTTGCCAGGCGCATGGCATTGGGGCGGATCAACGCCATGCGATTTGCCGGTGGTGTGCCGGACCGGCTTGTGGTTGCTCCAATTGATCTGCGTATCGCCGACTCGCATATTGCCGAGGAAATCTATTCCGGACGTTTCGCCATCGGCGGCACGATGGTCGACACCGGTGGCGGCAGCCCGTTTCAGATGAAAATTGCGAACCAGGCCTTTGTGCGCAGTTTGAATGGATTTGGCTGGCTCAGACATATGCGTGCTGCCGATCATGATCTGGCTTTTGCCAATGCGCGGGCGCTGGTAGATGACTGGATCACGGTGCAGGGCCGCGATCTGGGAGGACTGGCCTATGATCCCGATGTTCTTTCGAACCGTCTCATTGCCTGGTTTTCGCATTCGCCTATCGTGCTGCGCGGCGCCGATCACGGTTTTTACCGGCGGTTTCTAAAGAGCATCGCCTTGCAAGCCCGCTATCTGCGCCATGTGACTTTGGCGCTGCCCGGCGATGCGACCCGCTTCAGGGCTCGCATAGCGCTGGCGATGGCGAGCCTGTGCCTTCCTTCCAGTGCCGGGGCGGTCCGCTCCGCCTCACGGCATCTTTCCACCGAATTCGATTTGCAGATATTGCCCGATGGCGGTCATATCTCGCGCAATCCGATGATCCTGATCAGTCTGCTGACGGATCTGCTGCCATTAAGGCAAACCTATATCAATCTTGGACAAAAACCGCCGGCCAACATGATTGCCGGCATGGACCGAATGTTTTCGGCTCTGCGTTTCTTTCGCCATTCCAATGGTGAACTGGCGCTGTTCAACGGCGCATCTGCGGTATCGGCAGACCGGCTTCTGGCCGTGTTGCGCTATGATGAAACCTCTGGCGCAGCGTTCCGCGAGATGCCGCATTCGCACTATCAGAGACTGACTACGGGCAACGTGGTGCTGATTGCTGATACCGGGTCGCCACCAAAGGGAAATGCATCGGCAACAATCCATGCCGGATGTCTCTCCTTCGAGCTGTCTTCAGGTCTCAACCGCTTTGTTGTCAATGCCGGAGCACCGGTGTTCTTTCACCCGCACCATGCCGAGTTCAGCCGGTTAACAGCTGCGCACAGCACTGTTACGCTCAATGACTCCTCGTCCTTGAAGATCTCACATTCATCCTTCCTTGGGCCGATCGTGACAGGAGGCGTGCGCCGGGTGACGGTTCAATCCCGGGACCAGGAAGGTTCGCATCTTGGATTCAGTGCCACCCAGGACGGCTATCTCAGCAGTTTGAGACTCCTGCACCGCCGCGAGGTCAAGCTGCTGGCTTCGGGACATGAGGTCCACGGCAGCGATCAGTTTCTCAGACCCGATGAGAGTGCGCCCGTATCTTCTGACAGCACGGTCGGCATTGCCCGGTTTCACATCCATCCGAAAATAGCGGTCACGCAGGATGAGTCAGGTGTGGTCCATCTCACCGCGAGCGATGGCGAATCCTGGGCTTTCATCGCCAATGACCTCAACGCAGAAATCGAAGACGATGTGCATTTTGCAGATCTCGCCGGAGCGCGAACCAGCAAACAGATTACCCTGACGTTTACGGTTGGTGAGCACCCGCAGATCGAATGGCAACTGATCCGCACCACATTGCCCCGCTCCGGCGCCTGA
- the acs gene encoding acetate--CoA ligase: MPQKTYKVLKDAKSRALIDDETYQKWYTQSIEDPDTFWGEHGKRIDWFKPYTKVKNTSFTGNVAIKWFEDGLTNVSYNCIDRHLEKRGDQVAIIWEGDNPYDDKKITYRELYDQVCRLANVMKSKGVKKGDRVTIYMPMIPEAAYAMLACTRIGAVHSIVFGGFSPDALAGRISDCESTFVITADEGLRGGKTVPLKHNTDLAVDIAGRAGVVVKDVLVVRRTAGKINWFDGRDTWYHEAVNAAKPDCPPAKMKAEDPLFILYTSGSTGKPKGVLHTTAGYLVYASMTHEYVFDYHEGDIYWCTADVGWVTGHSYIVYGPLANGATTLMFEGVPNYPSPSRFWDVVDKHQVNIFYTAPTAIRALMGAGDDHVKKSSRKSLRTLGSVGEPINPEAWVWYHDVVGDKRCPIVDTWWQTETGGIMISPLPGATDLKPGSATRPFFGVQPQLVDGDGDVLEGTAEGNLCITDSWPGQMRTVYGDHERFIQTYFSTYKGKYFTGDGCRRDEDGYYWITGRVDDVINVSGHRMGTAEVESALVSHDSVSEAAVVGYPHDIKGQGIYCYITLMEGQEGGDALRKALVAHVRHEIGPIASPDKIQFSPGLPKTRSGKIMRRILRKIAEDEFGALGDTSTLSDPGVVDDLIANRQNKKKD, translated from the coding sequence ATGCCGCAGAAAACCTACAAAGTCCTGAAAGATGCCAAATCCCGGGCGCTGATTGATGATGAAACCTACCAGAAATGGTACACCCAAAGTATCGAGGATCCGGACACATTCTGGGGCGAGCATGGCAAGCGGATCGACTGGTTCAAACCCTACACAAAGGTCAAGAACACCAGCTTTACCGGCAATGTGGCGATCAAGTGGTTCGAAGACGGCCTGACCAATGTGTCCTATAACTGCATTGACCGTCATCTGGAAAAGCGCGGCGATCAGGTGGCGATCATCTGGGAAGGCGACAATCCCTACGATGACAAGAAGATCACCTACCGTGAACTTTATGACCAGGTCTGCCGTCTCGCCAATGTGATGAAATCCAAGGGCGTGAAGAAGGGTGACCGGGTCACCATCTACATGCCGATGATTCCCGAAGCCGCCTATGCGATGCTTGCCTGCACCCGAATCGGCGCGGTTCATTCGATCGTGTTTGGTGGATTTTCACCCGATGCGCTGGCTGGCCGAATCAGTGACTGCGAATCAACCTTCGTGATTACGGCTGATGAAGGGCTTCGCGGCGGCAAGACAGTCCCGCTCAAGCACAACACCGACCTCGCGGTCGATATCGCCGGGCGCGCCGGTGTCGTCGTCAAGGACGTGCTGGTTGTTCGCCGCACTGCAGGTAAGATCAACTGGTTCGACGGGCGCGACACCTGGTATCACGAGGCTGTCAATGCGGCGAAACCGGATTGCCCGCCGGCCAAGATGAAGGCCGAGGATCCGCTGTTCATCCTCTACACATCGGGCTCGACCGGAAAACCCAAGGGTGTGCTGCACACCACCGCCGGGTATCTGGTCTATGCGTCGATGACCCATGAATATGTCTTCGATTATCATGAGGGCGATATCTACTGGTGCACCGCCGATGTCGGCTGGGTCACCGGGCATTCCTACATTGTCTACGGTCCGCTCGCCAACGGCGCGACCACGCTGATGTTTGAGGGCGTGCCGAACTACCCCTCCCCGAGCCGGTTCTGGGATGTGGTCGACAAGCACCAGGTTAACATCTTCTACACGGCACCAACCGCAATCCGCGCGCTGATGGGTGCGGGCGATGATCACGTCAAGAAATCCTCGCGCAAATCACTGCGTACGCTTGGATCGGTGGGCGAGCCGATCAACCCCGAAGCCTGGGTCTGGTATCACGATGTCGTCGGCGACAAGCGCTGCCCGATTGTCGACACCTGGTGGCAGACCGAAACCGGCGGCATCATGATTTCGCCGCTGCCCGGCGCCACAGACCTCAAGCCCGGATCGGCGACGCGGCCGTTCTTCGGCGTGCAGCCTCAGTTGGTCGACGGTGACGGCGATGTGCTGGAAGGCACTGCGGAAGGCAATCTGTGCATCACCGATTCCTGGCCGGGTCAGATGCGGACGGTCTATGGCGACCATGAGCGCTTCATCCAGACCTATTTCTCCACCTACAAGGGGAAATATTTTACCGGTGATGGCTGCCGGCGCGATGAGGACGGCTATTACTGGATCACCGGCCGGGTCGATGACGTGATCAATGTGTCGGGTCACCGCATGGGCACGGCCGAAGTGGAAAGCGCGCTGGTGTCGCATGATTCGGTCTCGGAGGCGGCGGTGGTCGGCTATCCGCACGACATCAAGGGCCAGGGCATCTATTGCTACATCACGCTGATGGAAGGCCAGGAGGGAGGCGACGCGTTGCGCAAGGCGCTCGTCGCTCATGTGCGCCATGAAATCGGTCCGATCGCCTCGCCGGACAAAATCCAGTTTTCGCCCGGTCTGCCCAAGACCCGTTCTGGCAAGATCATGCGCCGAATCCTGCGCAAGATCGCCGAAGACGAGTTTGGCGCGCTGGGTGATACCTCGACACTGTCCGATCCGGGCGTTGTCGATGATCTGATCGCCAACCGGCAAAACAAGAAGAAGGACTGA
- the htpX gene encoding zinc metalloprotease HtpX, producing the protein MNLVRTAMLIALMTALFMGVGYLIGGAGGMMIAFVIAAAMNLFSYWNSDKMVLRMHHAVEVDAQTAPEFYQIVADLAQNAGLPMPKVYVIRNAQPNAFATGRNPQNAAVAASTGLLEALSDEEVAAVMAHELAHVQNRDTLTMTITATLAGAISMLGNFAFFFGGNRNNNPLGFIGVLVAMIVAPFAAMMVQMTISRTREYAADRRGAEICGNPLWLASALKKIAMGASRVVNEDAERNPATAHMFIINPLNGQRMDSLFSTHPATENRIAALEAMVAEFAPAPAPSRPAQPGPWGRDGTVSKGPWS; encoded by the coding sequence ATGAATCTGGTTCGCACTGCCATGCTGATCGCATTGATGACCGCCTTGTTCATGGGCGTGGGCTATCTGATTGGCGGGGCCGGAGGCATGATGATCGCCTTTGTGATTGCCGCCGCAATGAACCTGTTTTCCTACTGGAATTCGGACAAGATGGTGCTGCGCATGCATCATGCGGTGGAGGTGGACGCGCAAACTGCGCCCGAATTTTACCAGATTGTCGCCGACCTGGCACAAAATGCCGGGCTGCCGATGCCGAAGGTATATGTGATCCGCAATGCGCAGCCCAATGCGTTCGCCACCGGCCGAAATCCGCAAAATGCCGCCGTTGCAGCCTCCACCGGCCTGCTTGAAGCGCTCAGTGACGAGGAAGTCGCCGCCGTTATGGCCCATGAGCTGGCGCATGTGCAAAACCGCGACACGCTGACCATGACGATCACCGCGACGCTGGCCGGCGCGATTTCCATGCTCGGTAATTTCGCCTTCTTCTTTGGCGGGAACCGCAACAACAATCCGCTCGGCTTTATCGGTGTGCTGGTGGCGATGATTGTCGCGCCGTTTGCCGCAATGATGGTGCAGATGACCATCAGCCGCACCCGCGAATACGCCGCCGACAGGCGTGGCGCGGAAATTTGCGGCAATCCACTGTGGCTGGCCTCGGCATTGAAGAAGATTGCCATGGGCGCCAGTCGTGTGGTCAACGAGGATGCCGAACGCAATCCTGCGACGGCGCATATGTTTATTATCAACCCTTTGAACGGTCAGCGCATGGACAGTCTGTTTTCCACCCATCCGGCGACCGAGAACCGCATAGCGGCGCTCGAAGCCATGGTCGCTGAATTTGCGCCCGCCCCCGCTCCGTCGCGCCCGGCCCAACCCGGTCCCTGGGGTCGTGACGGAACCGTTTCGAAGGGGCCGTGGTCTTGA
- a CDS encoding YggS family pyridoxal phosphate-dependent enzyme has protein sequence MEHSVSAPENLETVRAAIAAAESEAQRPEGSVRLVAVSKTRTAEEITPVIEAGQRIFGENRVQEAQSKWPGLKAETTGIELHLIGPLQSNKTADAVALFDVIQTVDREKLAREMAREIKKQGKSPRLYVQINTGSEPQKAGIEPVEAGSFIKLCRDDLGLSISGLMCIPPVDENPGPHFALLAKIAGENGIEILSMGMSDDFETAIAFGATEVRVGSAIFGAR, from the coding sequence ATGGAGCACAGTGTGAGCGCACCTGAAAACCTGGAAACGGTGCGAGCGGCCATTGCCGCCGCAGAATCCGAAGCTCAAAGACCGGAAGGCTCTGTGCGGCTGGTGGCGGTCTCCAAGACCAGAACCGCCGAAGAGATCACCCCGGTGATTGAAGCCGGACAGCGGATTTTTGGCGAGAACCGCGTGCAGGAAGCGCAGTCCAAATGGCCCGGGCTGAAAGCCGAGACCACCGGCATCGAATTGCACCTCATCGGGCCGCTGCAATCCAACAAGACCGCCGATGCCGTGGCGCTGTTTGACGTGATCCAGACTGTCGACCGGGAAAAGCTTGCCAGGGAAATGGCACGCGAAATCAAGAAGCAGGGCAAAAGCCCGCGGCTCTATGTCCAGATCAACACCGGCTCCGAGCCGCAAAAAGCCGGCATCGAGCCGGTCGAGGCGGGCAGTTTCATCAAACTCTGCCGTGATGATCTGGGGCTGAGCATCTCAGGCCTGATGTGCATTCCACCGGTGGATGAAAATCCCGGTCCGCATTTTGCCCTGCTGGCCAAGATTGCCGGCGAAAACGGAATTGAAATCCTGTCGATGGGCATGTCGGATGATTTTGAAACAGCAATAGCCTTTGGTGCAACGGAGGTCAGGGTCGGATCGGCAATATTTGGAGCGCGCTAA
- a CDS encoding DUF1674 domain-containing protein, producing MTTTPKTESSSATQPDAKVNGEPLEQRARKLSPAAQRALDEAEARRQARDAEETAAKREIGGRGGADPARYGDWEINGRAIDF from the coding sequence ATGACCACGACCCCAAAAACGGAATCCTCATCCGCCACGCAGCCGGATGCCAAGGTCAATGGTGAACCGCTGGAACAGCGAGCGCGCAAGCTCAGCCCAGCCGCCCAACGCGCTCTGGACGAAGCAGAAGCGCGGCGGCAGGCGCGCGATGCAGAAGAGACGGCGGCCAAGAGGGAAATTGGTGGCCGCGGCGGCGCCGATCCGGCGCGCTATGGCGACTGGGAGATCAACGGCCGCGCCATCGATTTTTAG
- a CDS encoding thermonuclease family protein: protein MRFPSPILFAVVASIGHTLAASNTAWAVENQWRSIPGPVSVQVIRIIDGDTLEVDAHPWPGHAVRVSVRLRGIDTPERRSRCSTERLAADHARNELERLVSGFPTVELINVSGGKYYGRVLADLKAGTRDVAAAMLESGLARPYQGGKRLKAVCGTSGK from the coding sequence ATGCGATTTCCTTCACCCATCCTGTTTGCGGTTGTTGCCTCGATTGGCCATACCCTCGCCGCGTCGAACACGGCATGGGCGGTCGAAAATCAATGGCGCAGCATCCCGGGTCCGGTTTCGGTGCAAGTCATCCGCATCATTGACGGCGACACGCTCGAAGTCGACGCCCATCCCTGGCCGGGACACGCCGTGCGCGTTTCGGTCAGGTTGCGTGGCATCGACACGCCGGAACGCCGTTCGCGCTGTTCGACCGAGCGGCTGGCAGCCGATCATGCACGCAACGAGCTTGAGCGGCTGGTATCAGGGTTTCCAACCGTCGAATTGATCAATGTGTCCGGTGGCAAATATTATGGCCGCGTGCTGGCCGACCTCAAGGCCGGAACCCGTGACGTTGCCGCCGCCATGCTGGAGAGCGGACTGGCCAGGCCCTATCAGGGCGGCAAGCGGCTAAAAGCCGTCTGCGGCACTTCCGGCAAATAG